From Niallia sp. Man26:
GCAAAAGTCCGATAAACACTCTTGGTACATACACGAAAATACTATCTGTGCCGCTGAATACTGGCCCTAACACGGAGTTCAGAAACACTGTGATATCAAAGTTCAGTATAGAACGGACTATCCATAAAACCGTTAAGATGACCAAAAACGGTATGAGCGCAACGAACGCATTCGTCACATTTGGCGGTACCCCATCTGGCATTCGGATGGTAATTTTCTTTTCCAAAAAAAATCGGTAAATTCTAATACTGATTAAACTGCTGATAATTGCTGCAAATAATCCTCCTGCAGCAAAATTCGTCACATCCATCCCATTTGTTAAATCATTTATATTAATCAAAAAGAATGCCGCTACACTTAATAAGGCAGCATTAGTGGAATCAATATTAAAGTGTTTGGCATAATTCATGCCAATCGCAACAGCAGCATATAACGAGAGAAAATTCATGGTTATATGGAAAAACACTAGCAGCTTTGGAGCTAGACTAGATAATGCTGGGATAAGGGCCCCTTCACTGAAAGTACCTGGTAAACCGAGCATAGCTAGTAATAAAAACAAGCTTCCAATAATCACAATAGGAACAATTGCGACTAAACCATCCTTTACAGCGGCAACAACGGGGATACCGCCAAACTTTGCCATTGGTCCGGCTAATCGATTTACAACAATATTAGAGATTCTTTCTAAAAATGATGTCTTAGGTTTAATCATTTTAACCTCTCCCCTTTTATTCAGTTACACTACCTGCATGTTGGTTATTTGTCGACAACAACCTTGTAAGCGCTATCTTTCTTAATCGGATTATAGGATACTGCTCAATTATTTGTCTAGAGAGGTTTTTGTTATTTCTGCTGCTGATAAATGGTTATCCTCTTCTAAGCGGAAAAAAGGGTTTATTATTTCCCAATTCTCAGCAAGCATCTTCATTACATAAATAGCATGAATTAGCGGTTCTTTGGCTTTTAATCTTTTTACTTTTTGCCTCATATATATTTTGGGAAATGAAATCAGATTTCAAGTTTCGTATGGTCTCAACTGCATTTAGAAAGATATCACCATAATGACAACGATAGGTTTTTAATAGTCATTTCGATGCTATGATTATTTTAAGAAATTGCAAAGGAGAGTTCATATGTTAAACATAGCGTTTGTAGGTTTTGGAAATGCCGTCGTAAATTATCACTTACCATATTTAGAAAGAAAAGATCAGATTAACGTGAAAAGTATCTTTAGAAGAGAAGAAGATCGTATTGGAGATACAGAACGAGAAGCCTGGTATCCTGATATCCGCTTCACAACAAGCTTCGAAGAGGTATTAAATGATGATGAAATAGAATTAATCGTTATTTGTACTCATGTTGACAGTCATGTTGCCTATGCAAAGCAAGCGTTAGAGCACAATAAGCATGTCCTTGTGGAAAAGCCATTTGCGCCAACTGTGGAAGAGGCAGAGGAAATTTTCGACTTGGCTAAGTCTAAAGGACTGATTGCGATGGCCAATCAAAACAGACGATTTGATGGTGATTTTCTTACATTGAAAAAAGTAATCGACAGTGGTGTGCTTGGTCGACTTATTGAAATACAGTCCCATTATGACTACTTTAATCCGCAGCATATCCAAAAGGGTTTTGGCTTATTGCACGGATTAGCGGTTCATACGATTGACTAGTTGTATTCCTTATTCGGTAAGCCAGAAGCAATTCATTATGATGTTAGAAGTATAAATCATCCAGGAGAATCAGATGATTATGTCGATATCGACTTCCATTACGGCCTGTTAAAGACTACGGTAAAATGCAGCTTAGCTGTAAAGATTAATCATCCGAAGTTTATTGTCCATGGCGACAAAGGCAGCTTTATAAAATACAGCAGCGGTCATCAGCAAAAAAATCCAGACGGTGTGACAAAAGCATCGTTTGAAGTGGAACCAGCAAGTAATTGGGGAGAGCTTTCCTATATTGATGAAAATGGGATAGAGCATAATGAATCGGTTAAGTCTGAAATAACCGATTATGGTATTCTTTACGAAAAATTATATGCAAGTATAAAAACTGGTGCAGAAAAGCCAGTGAAAGATGAAGAAGTTTTAGCCGTTTTAAAAATATTAAATGATGGTGTGGAAGCAGCGAAGAAATCGGGGTGTTCTCAATGAAAATAGCTACAATAGGTACAGGGTTTATTGTTGAGGCCTTTTTACAAGGCTTAGAGAAAATAGCAAGTGCAGAGTGTGTGGCAATTTACTCCCGTAAAGAGGAAACTGCACAGCCGCTTGCAGCAAAATATGAAGTAAATAAAATCTATACCGACTTAGATGCTTTATTTGCCGATGACTCTGTTGAAATCGTTTATATTGCATCACCAAACAGTCTCCATTTTGACCAGGCTTATCGTGCGCTGGAGCATGGGAAACATGTGATTTGTGAAAAACCGTTTACCTCTACCCTTCAAGAAACAGATACATTGATCTCGTTAGCAAAACAAAATAACTTAATGTTATTTGAAGCAATTACAACCATCCATTTGCCAAACTATCAAATTATAAAAGAAAATATCAATAAAATTGGGCAAATAAAGCTTGTCCAATGCAACTATAGTCAATATTCCAGCAAATATAATGCATTGCTTGCCGGCGAGACACCAAACGTCTTTAATCCGCAGTTCTCTGGCGGCTCTCTCGTTGATATTAATATCTATAACTTGCATTTTGTGATGGGTCTCTTTGGTACCCCAGAGAAACTGAGCTATACCGCCAATAAACATTCAAATGGTATCGATACATCTGGCGTCCTGTTATTAACTTATCCAGACTTTATTGCCGTGTGTGCCGGTGCAAAGGATACTCGCAGCGAGAACTTTGTGATGATTCAAGGAGAAAAAGGCTATATTCATGTTGAAAACGGAGCAAATGGCTGCAGACGGGTAATTCTTCACAATGACGAAGCTAAGACAGAATTTAATGAGCAAACATCTATGAACAATTTATACTATGAACTGCTCAAGTTTAATGACATCTATAAAACGAAGGATTATAACCGCTGCTATAGCTTGCTTGATTATAGTCGTTCTGTTATGGAAAAAGTGGTAGAAGCGCGCATGGACGCTAATATTATTTTCGCGGCAGATAATATTTAACAGAAAAGAGAGCTGAAATTTTTTTCAGCTCTCTTTTTCTTGTTGAAGTAATAAGGAATTCATGTACAATACATCAAAAATATAAACAGATGACATCATGTTGTAGATTTTAGATAACTCAAGTTGCTTATCAGAAGAATATGTCATGATTACCTCGTCACATAATTTTGCTAATGCAGAATCGCGGCTCCCGGTAATACCGATTACCTTCATATGATTGTTCTGAAGCCTTTTTGCAATATCAATCATTGCTTTGTTTCTTCCTGTATGGGAAATGACAAAAGAAATAGTAGATGACGTATTTTTGAGATTAGTTAAATAATGCTGATTGGCACTGTTATAGGCAACTGCCATCATGCCGACTTCATTCCATTTGGCGCAAGCTTGCTGGGCGATATAATAATTGATATCAACACCATAAACATCGATCCGTTCAGCGGTTCTTAACCACTCGATTATATGTTCTAAACTGGCATGGTTAAACATTCTTCTCGTTTCGGTAAATGCTCGTTCATAAAACCCTGGAACTAAATCTATCCCGTATATGCTGCTTTTGTTTTCAGAGAAATCAGTGTGTTTTTTTTCTGCTTTCCCGTCTTGCTTATATTCAAGTGCCAATTTCAGCTGAAAGTCAGGATATCCTTTTAAACCTAGTTTTTTACATAAACGAACAATTGTCGAGGAACTGGAGAAAGTTAATTTTGCCAGTTCATTGGCTGTTGCGTTAAATACAACTGTCGGATTTTCCAGTATATAGTTTACGATATACTGCTCCTGTGACGTTAAATTATAGCTGTATTTCATCTTTTTAATTAGCATTTCATACTTCCCCTTCTCTTACTGCCGAACATTGGCACATCCTCTAAAAAGGTTTCTCTTCGAATTGCTGTAACACTTCTGCTCTCCATAATTGTCTTTGGCGATTTTCCTGGTATTCCATTTGATAAAGAGTGGAAAATAACACATTTAATATGTATTCAAATGCTGCTTGAGAAGAATAGGTGGAAATTTTCTCTGTTTCCTTCGTTTCTAATCTTGATACGGTAATAATTACATCTGCCAGTTTTCCGAGCTCACTGTCAGGATATGATGTCAGCAACAAAATAGGAATGCCTCTCTCTTTTATCAATCTTGCTGCAACTAAGTCATTCATAGCTTTTGCATCATAGCTGATGAAAAAGGCGCAGTCATCTCTTAATAAATTCGCAGCGTTTAATGCCCATTCTTCTCGCTCTTTAGCAAGAATAGCATATTTATTAATCTTCCAAAGTTTATTTTGAAAGCTTTCGGCACGAATTTGAGAATCACCAGCCGCAAACAGGAAAATACGTTTGGCATTATATAAATGTTTAGTCATTTCCATAAGCTGTGCTTCATTTAAGAGCTGATACGTTTCTTTAATTGCTTGCTGTGTTAAATGCATCATATCTTCACTTATTTTCATCAGCGGGGAATGGTCCTCAAAAGGGATATTTGGATTAATGTCTTTTTGCGGTCCATCAAGTTGTTCGATTGATTTCAACAGCTGAATCTTAAACTCCTTGAAGCCCCTAAATCCCATTTTTTGAGCAAAACGAATAATAGAAGCATTAGAAGTGAAGGTTCGTTTCGCTAATTCCTGAATCGAGATATTTTCCATCGAGCTTGTATTTGCGAGTATATATTCTGCAATAGTTTGCTCTGTTGTTGTGAATTTTGTATATGCTGCAATCTGTTTTATTAACAAGCCGCTCCATTCTCCTTTAATTCTGAACTATTTTTCCAATATATTTAAAGTATGAACAAAAAAATCGGAACTATTTTACCTAAATAAGCGTTTTCAAAGATGATTATAGCATTCTTCCCCTCGCACCCATATAATTAAAGCTATCAAGAGCTAATTAGGAGTGAGAAGCATGTTAACAATCGGTTATATTGGAAATGGTAAAAGTACAAATCGTTATCATCTGCCTTTTGTACTACAGCGTGAAAACATTAAGGTAAAAACTATTTACCGCAGGAATCCTGACCGTGATAGTTGGGAAGCACATCCTTCTATTCATTATACTACTAATCTTACTGAAATCATGAACGATGCAGAAATTCAGTTGATAGTCGTTAATACAGCAGTAGAATCGCATTTCGAATATGCAAAAATGGCACTCGAGCATAATAAGCATGTGCTAGTGGAAAAACCGTTTATGCTGACAAAGGAAGAAGCAGAAGAAATATTTGCTCTTGCTAAGGAGAAAGGCTTGATTGCCCAGTGTTATCAAAACCGCCGCTATGATTCCGACTTCTTAACAGCAAAAAAAGTTTTGGAAAGCGGTAAATTAGGCGATTTGCTTGAAGTAGAAATGCATTATGATTATTTTAGACCGGAAACTCCAGAATCTACTCATACGTTTACTTACTATCATAGTTATTTATACGGCCATGGCACCCATACGATTGATCAGGTAATTTCTTATTTTGGTAAGCCTGACCATATCCATTATGATGTCAGACAGCTTCTTGGTACTGGCCGAATGAACGATTATTTTGATTTAGATTTTTATTATGACAAGCTGAAGGTTTCCGTCAAATCTAGCTTCTTTCGTTTGGTACAGCGTCCTAGTTTTGTGCTTTATGGTAAAAAAGGTGTTTTTGTCAAACAAACAGAGGATCGACAAGAGGAACATTTAAAGCTGTTTTATATGCCACACCATGCTAATTTCGGAATCGATTTACCTCAGCATTACGGCACCTTGACATATATGGATGAACAGGGAGTTTATCACGAAGAAAAGGTTGTTTCCGAAGTTGGAGATTATGGTCGCGTCTATGATGATATTTATAACGCTATCATCAATGGAGCAGACAAACAAATTAAAGATGAGCAAACACTTTTGGCGATGGAAATACTTGAACAAGGAATTAAGCAATGTAAGTAAGATGTTTAACTTAAAGAAACCTTCACAGTCAGTGAAGGTTTCTTTTTTACTTATATTAACCCATATTTCTTAAAGCTGTTATATATACCATCCTCGTCATGTCTGTCGGTAATATCGTTAGCTGCCCGTTTCACTTCTTCTTTAGCATTGCCCATTGCTACACCGTATTGAACAAATTCAAGCATCTCGATGTCGTTTGAACCATCACCATATGCGTATGTATGCTCTTTTTCTAGGCCGAGATGCTCGATTACCTTTTCAATGGCCGACGCCTTATGGATTCCAAAGATTGACACCTCTCCACTGTTAGTTCCGAAGAAAGGCACGGTGCTAGGAATGACAGTAAAAACAGACGGAAATTGTTCCATAATACGCTCAATCGGAACAGCAGAACCTAAAAACCCAATTTTATTAATATCATCTCTCACTAAGTCTTCCGCTTCACTGATACTGTTATAAAATGACTGCATCGACTTCCGTAATTCTGCTTGTGCTGTTTGTGTTTCAAAAACAGTATCAATCAGTGCACGGATGCTGTCTTTACAGCTTTTACTCGCAAATAGGCCTTCATTTGTTTCTAAGAAGAACTCAATTTCATGCTGATTAAAATAGTCCACCACCAATTGCAGATTATTCTTTTTTATAACTTCATGAAACAGCACTTCTCCGTTTAGCTCAATATAACCGCCTGCCGCACCAACAATGCCGTCAAAGCCAATCTCTAATACTTCCGGAAACAATATCGATTTAGAACGTCCCGTACAAAGAAAAACGAAATGCCCATTGCTTCTCGCCTTTCTAACAGCAAGCTTAGCTGAATCTGGTATAATGCCATTGTCATCTACAAGTGTTCCGTCAATATCCAAAAAAATAATTTTTTGCATAAACACACCTACTCTATTGTTTAATTATGCCATTCTTTCCTCTATACGTAATATAAACAGAAATATTTATTATTCTTTGCTATACTTATTATATAGTAAATACATATGGTTCTTAAATCACTTTCAAAAATATTCCCCGGGCTTCTCCAAAAAAAAGTATTATTTATAGACACTTCCGATAGACGAACTAATGTTCTGTTTGATAAAATAAACATATATACCAAATTAGGAGTCTTTTATCATTCCTTTTTAATAAAGTAAACCGATAAATTCGGTAAGAGCTGATGCCTATAAAATTGGTGGATGTACAGAAATAAAAATTCAGGCAATAGATCTTATTCCTGATATGAGGTGTGATCATGGCAATAACAAAACAACATGAAATGTATGAAAAACGGCTTGAGGAATTGCTGAAGGAAATGCCTTATTATGTCGTTGAATATGTAGACGATAAATTGGATATTCGCTCGCCTCTTACTCTGTTTAATTATGTGAGGGATTATAAAGAATTTTTCTCCTGGCTGCTTGCAGAAGGTATTGTTTCCTGCGAGTGCATGAAGGAAATTCCAGTGGAAGCATTAGGCGCTCTGCCTCTTTCTGATGTGCAGAACTACTTCAAATATGCAGCAAGGAAAAAGTACAAACTAACGGAAAAAGATGATGTGACCAAAAAAATCAGTCCGAAAACTGTTAATCGGCAAAAGTCAGCCCTCCGCTCTCTTTTCAACTACCTGTCATTAGAAGCAGAGGTTGATGGTGGTGAACCTTATTTTCACCGTAATGTGATGAAAAAAATTCCGATAAAAAAAGTCTCAGAAACATTTAATGAAAGAGCGCGAAAAATAACGGAAAAAATCTTTATTAACGATAATGATGTCGAGTTCCTACATTATATCGAGCATCATTATGAGGAAACATTAACACCTGCAGAGCTGCGATATTATAAGCGGGATAAAGAGAGGAATTTTGCGATACTGTCCCTATTCCTTGGCAGCGGTATTCGTGTAAATGAATTAACCTCCCTTCGCTTAAAGGATGTTGATTTAGCAGCAAGCGAAATCAGTGTCATTCGCAAAGGAGGCAAAAAGGACACGGTGTCTGTTACTCCCTCCTCTCTCCAGGATGTTATTAAATACTTGGAAGTGAGAGCGACTAAGTATAAGGCAGGCAGCGGCGAAAACGAGTATTTGTTCATTAAACTGTATAAAGGGAATCCCGAACCATTAACAAACAGAGCAGTTGAGGACATTGTATATAAATATACGAAGTCCTTTGATAAGCGGATGTCACCCCATAAATTGCGACATACATATGCAACCAATTTAGCAGAGCATACCGGCGGTGATATCCCCTTAATCATGAACCAATTAGGCCATACCCAATCAGATATTTCCCTGCTTTATATCAACACATCGAGGGAAAAAGCAAAAATGGCTGCAGAATTAATGGATAAACGGCGCCAAAATAAGGACGAATAACCAGGCACTTCTGACTACCAGGAGTGCTTTTTCTCCTTCTGTTTCTATAGGATAAGCTTCTTTCTTTTCGCACAAAATACCTTTGATTAATTTTAAGGAGTGTGCCGTTTATGAGGGAAATACTAGAGCAAGTAAAAGAAAATCTGGAAAGAACCTTTGACCAACCTGGAGCAAATGACTTAACAGCAAGTATTGAACTATTAGAAACAGCAAAAGATCTTTATGGTGATAAAGGAACACTGCTGCAAGATATGATTCGTGCATTGGCACAAGCAAATCATGCAAAAAATGAATTAAATATTTCAGGCGACATTTCTTCATCTGCTGCGTTTGGAGAAGCATATAATGCTGTTAGCCATGCGTTATCATCTTATGAAAGATAAATCAATTAAAAAAAACCTCGGTTTGCTTGCCGGGGTTTTTCTAATTGTTTAAAGGCTGTTAGCTCCTTTGATGATGGTTACTTCTCTTTGTAGATAGGCCCAGTTTTGCGGTGCAGGCAAGCTGATTTGCCAAAAGGTTGTTCCAGCAAGCTTGTTTACGTCGATTATTTTGTATTTTTCTAGATAACTCCTGATATCTTCAAACCAGACGATATGCTGATTATTTCCTGACCAGTATTCAAACCACGGAGATTTTGCCGCATTATCGTATTGAATGTCTGTAAGTAAGGATATTGCTGTATTTTGGGCGGCAAGGACAGATACCCCTTGTGTCGCATTTGTAGCGACTACTTTGTCATATCCATATAGCGCCATTGCAATCATCAGCTTCTCGGAACTAACCAATGTTAAAGCATAGGCAACAACCTGTTCGACAAAGGCAATAGGCGAAACAGGTTCAGGCGGACCGCCAGGGTAGCCGTAATCAATGGTCATCAATGCCATTAAATCCGCACTCCTGGCTATAGCTTCATAATCATATGCTCCAACAATCCGGTTTGCTGGAAGATCTGCCGATTTGGCGTGGACATTCACATTCAATAACAAACTTCCTAACTGTTGTTTTAATGCTTGTAAAAATAAATTAAAATCATTGCGGCGAGCTGGCGGAATAAACTCAAAATCAATACTTACGCCTCCAAAGCCACGAGTATTTGTGAGATTAACAATGCTCGATACTAAGTTTTGCCGGTATACGGCGTTCTCCAAAACAGCACCCGCAAGTTCTGGGCTAAAACCGCTGCTTGTAAAATTGCGGATCATTAATAAGGGAATGCTGTTAAGCTGCCGGCATCGATTGATAAGTGCACTATCATCTGTTTGTGCAAAGCAATAGCCTTCCGTAGTGAAGGAATAGTTGACAATAGCAATATACGTTAGCTGTGCAGCAAGGGAATTTATAGTGGCAAGATTTGCTATTGTATTGGATGGAACAATAAAACCAAGTGTGCTTATTGTCAGTTTGGTCGGAGAGGGTATATTAATTATTTGCCCAATTTGCAAAGGATTTAAAGAAACGCCTTCATTCGCAGCCGTGATAGCTGGAGTGGTTGTATTAAATTGTTGTGCGATTTCCCATAAGTTATCACCGTTAAT
This genomic window contains:
- a CDS encoding Gfo/Idh/MocA family oxidoreductase, yielding MKIATIGTGFIVEAFLQGLEKIASAECVAIYSRKEETAQPLAAKYEVNKIYTDLDALFADDSVEIVYIASPNSLHFDQAYRALEHGKHVICEKPFTSTLQETDTLISLAKQNNLMLFEAITTIHLPNYQIIKENINKIGQIKLVQCNYSQYSSKYNALLAGETPNVFNPQFSGGSLVDINIYNLHFVMGLFGTPEKLSYTANKHSNGIDTSGVLLLTYPDFIAVCAGAKDTRSENFVMIQGEKGYIHVENGANGCRRVILHNDEAKTEFNEQTSMNNLYYELLKFNDIYKTKDYNRCYSLLDYSRSVMEKVVEARMDANIIFAADNI
- a CDS encoding PTS transporter subunit EIIC, with the protein product MIKPKTSFLERISNIVVNRLAGPMAKFGGIPVVAAVKDGLVAIVPIVIIGSLFLLLAMLGLPGTFSEGALIPALSSLAPKLLVFFHITMNFLSLYAAVAIGMNYAKHFNIDSTNAALLSVAAFFLININDLTNGMDVTNFAAGGLFAAIISSLISIRIYRFFLEKKITIRMPDGVPPNVTNAFVALIPFLVILTVLWIVRSILNFDITVFLNSVLGPVFSGTDSIFVYVPRVFIGLLLWSVGMHGDNMIGPIFEPLKLQWVAENAEALANGVNLKDLPHVWTTVVERITIWPAAAWGILFWMWRSKLKQARTLAGIVTPAAVFTIIEPIVFGLPIVLNPFFLIPFILSGTIAAIVTYGAFSLHLINRVFVELPWATPPFISGYVATGGDWKGVLLVIINFAIGIIVYYPFWKAYEKAEKQKESVENEKTANNDSTLSL
- a CDS encoding Gfo/Idh/MocA family oxidoreductase, coding for MLTIGYIGNGKSTNRYHLPFVLQRENIKVKTIYRRNPDRDSWEAHPSIHYTTNLTEIMNDAEIQLIVVNTAVESHFEYAKMALEHNKHVLVEKPFMLTKEEAEEIFALAKEKGLIAQCYQNRRYDSDFLTAKKVLESGKLGDLLEVEMHYDYFRPETPESTHTFTYYHSYLYGHGTHTIDQVISYFGKPDHIHYDVRQLLGTGRMNDYFDLDFYYDKLKVSVKSSFFRLVQRPSFVLYGKKGVFVKQTEDRQEEHLKLFYMPHHANFGIDLPQHYGTLTYMDEQGVYHEEKVVSEVGDYGRVYDDIYNAIINGADKQIKDEQTLLAMEILEQGIKQCK
- a CDS encoding Gfo/Idh/MocA family oxidoreductase, producing MYSLFGKPEAIHYDVRSINHPGESDDYVDIDFHYGLLKTTVKCSLAVKINHPKFIVHGDKGSFIKYSSGHQQKNPDGVTKASFEVEPASNWGELSYIDENGIEHNESVKSEITDYGILYEKLYASIKTGAEKPVKDEEVLAVLKILNDGVEAAKKSGCSQ
- a CDS encoding MurR/RpiR family transcriptional regulator codes for the protein MLIKKMKYSYNLTSQEQYIVNYILENPTVVFNATANELAKLTFSSSSTIVRLCKKLGLKGYPDFQLKLALEYKQDGKAEKKHTDFSENKSSIYGIDLVPGFYERAFTETRRMFNHASLEHIIEWLRTAERIDVYGVDINYYIAQQACAKWNEVGMMAVAYNSANQHYLTNLKNTSSTISFVISHTGRNKAMIDIAKRLQNNHMKVIGITGSRDSALAKLCDEVIMTYSSDKQLELSKIYNMMSSVYIFDVLYMNSLLLQQEKES
- a CDS encoding Gfo/Idh/MocA family oxidoreductase, which codes for MLNIAFVGFGNAVVNYHLPYLERKDQINVKSIFRREEDRIGDTEREAWYPDIRFTTSFEEVLNDDEIELIVICTHVDSHVAYAKQALEHNKHVLVEKPFAPTVEEAEEIFDLAKSKGLIAMANQNRRFDGDFLTLKKVIDSGVLGRLIEIQSHYDYFNPQHIQKGFGLLHGLAVHTID
- a CDS encoding Cof-type HAD-IIB family hydrolase, producing MQKIIFLDIDGTLVDDNGIIPDSAKLAVRKARSNGHFVFLCTGRSKSILFPEVLEIGFDGIVGAAGGYIELNGEVLFHEVIKKNNLQLVVDYFNQHEIEFFLETNEGLFASKSCKDSIRALIDTVFETQTAQAELRKSMQSFYNSISEAEDLVRDDINKIGFLGSAVPIERIMEQFPSVFTVIPSTVPFFGTNSGEVSIFGIHKASAIEKVIEHLGLEKEHTYAYGDGSNDIEMLEFVQYGVAMGNAKEEVKRAANDITDRHDEDGIYNSFKKYGLI
- a CDS encoding glycosyl hydrolase family 18 protein, translated to MMTVHVVKSGENLWSISARYNVAENTIITTNGLTSSSIVPGLALYITDNALPVRAYKTINGDNLWEIAQQFNTTTPAITAANEGVSLNPLQIGQIINIPSPTKLTISTLGFIVPSNTIANLATINSLAAQLTYIAIVNYSFTTEGYCFAQTDDSALINRCRQLNSIPLLMIRNFTSSGFSPELAGAVLENAVYRQNLVSSIVNLTNTRGFGGVSIDFEFIPPARRNDFNLFLQALKQQLGSLLLNVNVHAKSADLPANRIVGAYDYEAIARSADLMALMTIDYGYPGGPPEPVSPIAFVEQVVAYALTLVSSEKLMIAMALYGYDKVVATNATQGVSVLAAQNTAISLLTDIQYDNAAKSPWFEYWSGNNQHIVWFEDIRSYLEKYKIIDVNKLAGTTFWQISLPAPQNWAYLQREVTIIKGANSL
- a CDS encoding MurR/RpiR family transcriptional regulator, coding for MLIKQIAAYTKFTTTEQTIAEYILANTSSMENISIQELAKRTFTSNASIIRFAQKMGFRGFKEFKIQLLKSIEQLDGPQKDINPNIPFEDHSPLMKISEDMMHLTQQAIKETYQLLNEAQLMEMTKHLYNAKRIFLFAAGDSQIRAESFQNKLWKINKYAILAKEREEWALNAANLLRDDCAFFISYDAKAMNDLVAARLIKERGIPILLLTSYPDSELGKLADVIITVSRLETKETEKISTYSSQAAFEYILNVLFSTLYQMEYQENRQRQLWRAEVLQQFEEKPF
- the xerS gene encoding tyrosine recombinase XerS — translated: MAITKQHEMYEKRLEELLKEMPYYVVEYVDDKLDIRSPLTLFNYVRDYKEFFSWLLAEGIVSCECMKEIPVEALGALPLSDVQNYFKYAARKKYKLTEKDDVTKKISPKTVNRQKSALRSLFNYLSLEAEVDGGEPYFHRNVMKKIPIKKVSETFNERARKITEKIFINDNDVEFLHYIEHHYEETLTPAELRYYKRDKERNFAILSLFLGSGIRVNELTSLRLKDVDLAASEISVIRKGGKKDTVSVTPSSLQDVIKYLEVRATKYKAGSGENEYLFIKLYKGNPEPLTNRAVEDIVYKYTKSFDKRMSPHKLRHTYATNLAEHTGGDIPLIMNQLGHTQSDISLLYINTSREKAKMAAELMDKRRQNKDE